The following are from one region of the Fundidesulfovibrio soli genome:
- the rsmH gene encoding 16S rRNA (cytosine(1402)-N(4))-methyltransferase RsmH: MEHDPRHAPVLVREVCDLLNLRPGMRVLDATLGLGGHSLAMLARTGGDLEILGLDRDESAINRATENLSGYPGKVTARQMRFSQFPQALEEIGWDGVDAALADVGVSSPQLDEAERGFSFVADGPLDMRMSVADGSEPAANIVNKWNFERLRDLIREYGEEPQAGRIARAIEAERARKPIETTLELAKLVERAYPPKWRANARNHPATRTFQALRMAVNHELDELKDFLDRIVDSLHPGGRVAVISFHSLEDRLVKQAFRREASSCLCPPRQPLCTCGHAPRLRILTKKPLMASPEEAAANPRARSAKLRVAERLPAQEAK, encoded by the coding sequence GTGGAACACGACCCCCGGCACGCCCCCGTCCTCGTGCGGGAGGTGTGCGATCTCCTGAACCTCCGTCCCGGGATGCGCGTCCTGGACGCCACCCTGGGGCTGGGCGGCCATTCCCTGGCCATGCTGGCCAGGACGGGAGGCGACTTGGAGATTCTGGGGCTGGACCGCGACGAATCCGCCATCAACCGCGCCACCGAGAACCTGTCGGGCTACCCCGGCAAGGTCACGGCGCGGCAGATGCGCTTTTCGCAGTTCCCCCAGGCCCTGGAAGAGATCGGCTGGGACGGCGTGGACGCCGCCCTGGCCGACGTCGGCGTTTCGTCCCCCCAACTGGACGAGGCCGAACGCGGCTTCAGCTTCGTGGCCGACGGCCCGCTGGACATGCGCATGAGCGTGGCCGACGGCTCCGAGCCTGCCGCGAATATCGTGAACAAATGGAATTTCGAGCGCCTGCGCGACCTCATCCGCGAATACGGCGAGGAGCCCCAGGCCGGGCGCATCGCCCGGGCCATCGAGGCCGAGCGCGCCAGGAAGCCCATCGAGACCACCCTGGAGCTGGCCAAGCTGGTGGAGCGGGCCTACCCGCCCAAGTGGAGGGCCAACGCCCGCAACCATCCAGCCACGCGCACCTTTCAGGCGCTGCGCATGGCCGTGAACCATGAACTCGACGAATTGAAGGATTTTCTGGACAGGATCGTGGACTCCCTGCATCCCGGCGGCCGCGTGGCCGTCATCTCCTTCCACTCCCTGGAAGACCGCCTGGTGAAGCAGGCCTTCCGGCGCGAAGCCTCCAGCTGTCTGTGCCCGCCCCGTCAGCCGCTGTGCACCTGCGGCCACGCCCCACGTCTGCGCATCCTGACCAAGAAGCCCCTCATGGCCTCCCCCGAGGAGGCCGCCGCCAACCCAAGGGCCCGCAGCGCCAAGCTGCGCGTGGCGGAAAGGCTGCCCGCCCAGGAGGCCAAGTGA
- the mraZ gene encoding division/cell wall cluster transcriptional repressor MraZ: MLPPDYREEVFRHSPEGRLMLTNFDGCVVGYTLPQWASIEEGFKRVNVLNTTLRKIQRFIIAGAVEVELDKQGRILVPPYLRSYAKLDKDCILAGMVDKFEIWDKATFESMRKETEDNLDADLTTLADAGFELHL, from the coding sequence ATGCTGCCTCCCGATTACCGGGAGGAGGTCTTCAGGCATTCCCCGGAGGGCAGGCTCATGCTCACCAACTTCGACGGCTGCGTGGTCGGCTACACCCTTCCGCAGTGGGCCTCCATCGAGGAGGGCTTCAAGCGCGTCAACGTGCTCAACACCACCCTGCGCAAAATCCAGCGCTTCATCATCGCCGGAGCGGTTGAGGTCGAGCTGGACAAGCAGGGCCGCATCCTCGTGCCGCCCTACTTACGCAGCTATGCCAAGCTCGACAAGGACTGCATCCTGGCGGGCATGGTGGACAAATTCGAGATCTGGGACAAAGCCACCTTCGAGTCCATGCGCAAGGAGACCGAAGACAACCTCGACGCCGACCTGACGACCCTCGCGGACGCCGGGTTCGAGCTGCATCTCTAG
- a CDS encoding HD-GYP domain-containing protein codes for MSEKRLNKEMEDLEEEYYQISPDILLSFNKFRPPLNIFRLKEDVVRLVPFYKVGERLSKEKGEELENLVQLGLIFVSRADHAVYVKHISYQLDLVLMDRHLTESETADIFQAALTRRMEEFIEQPVKAVADKLVADVLVLTEYLWQDVNRGKAISRRVHAKHTLANHSVNCGFVGLQLFLQTAPDIKQDPKGRQALDRLALGLFLHDAGMSKIPAFLREKTQTITSEERQKLLKHPLLGMEMLAKLDLRFPEVEQCVLQHHERLGGTGYPQKLSGGDLSIPGLLTAVVDSYCAMITERPYAKAMPPKAAAAALGGDPKYDPRFTKQLATYLINTKQM; via the coding sequence ATGAGCGAGAAGCGCCTGAACAAAGAGATGGAGGATCTGGAAGAGGAATACTACCAGATCAGCCCGGACATTCTGCTCAGCTTCAACAAGTTCCGCCCTCCCCTGAACATCTTCAGGCTCAAGGAGGACGTCGTCCGGCTGGTACCTTTCTATAAGGTAGGGGAGCGCCTGAGCAAGGAGAAGGGGGAGGAGCTGGAGAACCTGGTCCAGCTGGGCCTCATCTTCGTCTCCCGGGCGGACCACGCGGTCTACGTCAAGCACATCTCCTACCAGTTGGACCTGGTGCTCATGGACCGGCACCTCACCGAAAGCGAAACCGCCGACATCTTCCAGGCCGCCCTCACCCGGCGCATGGAGGAATTCATCGAGCAACCCGTGAAGGCCGTGGCCGACAAGCTCGTGGCCGACGTGCTGGTGCTCACCGAATACCTCTGGCAGGATGTGAACCGGGGCAAGGCCATCTCGCGCCGGGTGCACGCCAAGCACACCCTGGCCAACCACTCGGTCAACTGCGGTTTCGTGGGCCTGCAGCTCTTCCTGCAGACCGCGCCCGACATCAAGCAGGACCCCAAAGGCCGCCAGGCCCTGGACCGGCTGGCCCTCGGCCTGTTCCTGCACGACGCGGGCATGAGCAAGATTCCAGCCTTCCTGCGCGAGAAAACCCAGACCATCACGTCCGAGGAGCGCCAGAAGCTCCTCAAGCACCCGCTGCTGGGCATGGAGATGCTGGCCAAGCTCGACCTGCGCTTCCCCGAGGTGGAGCAGTGCGTGCTGCAACACCACGAACGCCTGGGCGGGACCGGCTACCCCCAGAAGCTCTCGGGCGGCGACCTGTCCATCCCGGGCCTGCTGACCGCCGTGGTGGATTCCTATTGCGCCATGATCACCGAGAGGCCCTACGCCAAGGCCATGCCCCCCAAGGCCGCCGCGGCCGCCCTGGGCGGGGACCCGAAATACGACCCGCGCTTCACCAAGCAGCTGGCCACCTACCTGATCAACACGAAGCAGATGTAG
- a CDS encoding HPP family protein — protein MLLRERAWDVMRTDFITIRESDSLREGALRLRKAMKDHPERACAVVLSEDGEFKGAVTAWWLLLYTEQCALDDSLKLTQGQDFESKFRTVCRKCFSRRAGEVVERDLPVVKPQDPLAVVLESMLSTRRRWAVVLEGGKVLGVIAAEDVFMQLDWEDSQEG, from the coding sequence ATGCTGTTACGCGAACGCGCCTGGGACGTCATGCGCACCGATTTCATCACCATCCGCGAGAGCGACAGCCTGCGCGAGGGTGCGCTCAGGCTGCGCAAGGCCATGAAGGATCACCCTGAAAGGGCCTGCGCCGTGGTGCTCTCCGAAGACGGGGAGTTCAAGGGCGCTGTGACGGCCTGGTGGCTGCTGCTCTACACCGAGCAGTGCGCCCTGGACGACTCCCTGAAGCTGACCCAGGGGCAGGACTTCGAGTCCAAGTTCCGTACGGTCTGCCGCAAGTGCTTCTCCCGCAGGGCCGGAGAGGTGGTGGAGCGCGACCTGCCCGTGGTCAAGCCGCAGGACCCCCTGGCCGTGGTGCTGGAGTCCATGCTCTCCACCCGCAGGCGCTGGGCCGTGGTGCTTGAGGGCGGCAAGGTGCTGGGCGTGATCGCCGCCGAGGACGTGTTCATGCAGCTCGACTGGGAAGACTCCCAGGAAGGCTGA